The following are encoded together in the Blautia obeum ATCC 29174 genome:
- a CDS encoding GNAT family N-acetyltransferase, with product MIRKLLNGDIDRVADIWLKTNLKTHYFISNQYWKSNYELVKEMMLQSEVYVYEDDKMIQGFVGLNDEYIEGIFVSDEMQSCGIGKLLLDYIKDKKVRLQLNVYQKNARAISFYQREGFIIQCEGLDEATGEKEYTMLWKQK from the coding sequence ATGATTAGAAAATTACTGAACGGAGATATCGATAGAGTTGCTGACATATGGTTAAAGACAAATCTGAAAACACATTATTTTATTTCCAATCAATACTGGAAAAGTAATTATGAATTAGTGAAAGAAATGATGTTACAATCCGAAGTCTATGTGTATGAAGATGATAAAATGATTCAAGGATTTGTAGGATTAAATGATGAATATATCGAAGGTATTTTTGTCTCTGATGAAATGCAGTCGTGCGGCATCGGTAAGCTTTTATTGGATTATATTAAGGATAAAAAAGTTAGATTACAATTAAATGTATACCAGAAGAATGCCAGAGCAATTTCTTTTTACCAAAGAGAAGGGTTCATTATTCAATGTGAAGGTTTGGATGAAGCTACTGGTGAAAAAGAATACACCATGCTATGGAAACAAAAATAG
- a CDS encoding tyrosine-type recombinase/integrase — MASIQKKNNKYCVVYYCKDTEGKRKQKWETYDTKNEAKIRKAEIELKEKKGGIIVSNCKTLEDLINEYVELYGKDRWALSTYDGNMSLLKNYILPIIGKTPLTDINTRFLEIYYKTLTKTPSVPDLNGNVRSEFVSTSVIRDVHKLLKSCFNQAVKWDIMEKNPAFKATVPKHKSEKRVIWDAETFAYALDVCENECLKLCMNLAFAGSLRIGELLGLTWDCVDISEEAIKENRAYLYVNKEVQRVSKKALEELDQKDVIVIFPEERKTNKTVRIMKTPKTESSVRKVFLPRSVAEELIAWKAQQEEIKDILQEEYQDYGLILATEYGLPRGGAYIRDSLNKLIKQHDLPQIVFHSFRHMSVTYKLKLNGGDIKAVQGDSGHAQADMVTEVYSHIIDEDRRRNATLLEDSFYNRKNLNPQIHDTEKRTMMEVPEGVDAELLAKVLSNPEMAVLLTSLAKSMQGEHN, encoded by the coding sequence ATGGCTTCGATACAGAAGAAAAATAACAAATATTGTGTCGTATATTACTGTAAAGATACAGAGGGAAAACGGAAACAGAAATGGGAAACGTATGATACGAAGAACGAAGCTAAAATAAGAAAAGCAGAAATCGAACTGAAAGAGAAAAAAGGCGGTATTATCGTATCGAACTGTAAGACGTTGGAGGATCTGATAAATGAGTATGTAGAACTGTATGGAAAAGACAGGTGGGCATTGTCTACCTATGACGGGAATATGTCATTGCTGAAGAATTATATATTGCCTATCATTGGGAAAACTCCACTGACGGATATCAATACCAGATTTCTGGAGATTTACTATAAGACTCTGACAAAGACGCCATCCGTTCCAGACTTGAACGGAAATGTCAGAAGCGAGTTCGTATCTACCAGTGTAATCCGTGATGTACATAAGCTGCTGAAGAGTTGTTTTAATCAGGCTGTGAAGTGGGATATCATGGAGAAGAATCCAGCATTTAAAGCGACGGTACCAAAGCATAAATCAGAGAAACGGGTAATATGGGATGCAGAGACCTTTGCATATGCTCTGGATGTGTGTGAAAATGAGTGCCTGAAATTGTGTATGAACCTTGCCTTTGCCGGTTCTCTTCGAATAGGAGAACTACTGGGGCTTACCTGGGACTGCGTAGATATATCAGAAGAAGCGATCAAAGAAAACCGGGCGTATCTTTATGTAAATAAGGAAGTACAGAGAGTCAGCAAAAAAGCGTTAGAGGAATTAGACCAGAAAGATGTGATCGTCATATTTCCAGAGGAGCGGAAAACGAATAAGACGGTACGCATTATGAAAACACCAAAAACAGAAAGCAGCGTGCGGAAAGTGTTTTTACCCAGGAGCGTAGCTGAAGAACTGATTGCATGGAAAGCACAGCAGGAGGAGATAAAGGATATTTTGCAGGAAGAATACCAGGACTATGGCCTTATCCTTGCTACTGAATATGGACTTCCAAGGGGCGGTGCGTATATCAGAGATTCCCTGAATAAGCTGATCAAACAACATGATTTACCACAGATTGTGTTTCACAGTTTCCGGCATATGAGTGTTACCTATAAGCTTAAGCTGAACGGCGGTGATATAAAGGCGGTACAGGGAGATTCTGGTCATGCACAGGCAGATATGGTTACAGAAGTATATTCGCATATTATAGATGAAGACAGACGGCGCAATGCGACACTGTTGGAAGATTCCTTTTATAACAGGAAGAATCTGAATCCGCAGATCCATGATACAGAAAAGAGGACGATGATGGAAGTTCCAGAAGGAGTGGACGCAGAGTTACTTGCAAAAGTTCTCAGCAATCCGGAAATGGCTGTGTTGCTGACATCATTAGCAAAATCAATGCAAGGGGAACATAATTAG
- a CDS encoding helix-turn-helix transcriptional regulator, whose protein sequence is MRMNQDEIRFDFHGLGLAIKQAREERGWTQAYVAELVGKTDRTIMNIENKGQHPSFNLFFKLVTMFDISVDQFFYREEQRDEHSCRKHIMLVSNVIYIAETMKQTYPNRN, encoded by the coding sequence ATGAGAATGAACCAAGATGAAATCAGGTTTGACTTTCATGGGCTCGGGCTGGCAATCAAACAAGCCAGAGAGGAAAGGGGCTGGACACAGGCCTATGTGGCGGAGCTGGTCGGCAAGACAGACCGCACGATTATGAATATTGAAAACAAGGGACAACATCCCAGCTTCAATTTATTTTTCAAACTCGTTACCATGTTCGATATTTCCGTAGACCAGTTTTTCTACCGGGAAGAACAGCGGGACGAACACAGTTGCAGAAAGCACATTATGTTAGTTTCCAATGTTATTTACATTGCTGAAACAATGAAACAGACATATCCTAATAGAAATTGA
- a CDS encoding MobA/MobL family protein gives MAIFHYTIKIVGRSKGKSVISASAYLNGDVMKNEETGRISYYTSKKEVVYTSLMMCENAPPEWQIVPEENIKRFQESVRYKRSADKEAALEKFKITFQKQRLWNEVLKIEKNADAQLGRSFEFALPKEWNRQEQIQYTTDYIQKTFVDRGMCADWSIHDKGDGNPHVHLLLTMRPFNPDHSWGKKEVKDWDFLRDKNGNVVIDESHPNWWQDKKNPDRHGIRIPVLDENGIQKIATRNRLQWKRVLTDATGWNNPKNCELWRSEWAKVCNEHLPLHNQVDHRSYEKQGKLQIPTIHEGADARKIEQKFLAGQEIEGSWKVAENQIIKQQNTLLQKILDTFGKVSGALSLWKERLNDIRRKLGNYTLNGIHDCANRRTADLNGRNASGNAEPGQSTLSYAGTESEITKIKQRVIRAAQHFAKYRGTAFQDGRTENEDRTFGKRKSAMADIGTEAEQRKQFITETEHRIAELEQQIEKGRDIDERIQRIKERRTVGRTSALDRGDTRRTGTERPAYRGTEDAAQRISDLEREIKQREQIREYSSIKERLEAGRQSIADREREAAKRKRHDRGMSR, from the coding sequence ATGGCGATTTTTCATTACACAATCAAAATAGTCGGACGAAGTAAAGGGAAATCTGTTATCTCCGCTTCCGCATATCTCAATGGAGATGTGATGAAAAACGAGGAAACCGGGAGAATCAGTTATTACACTTCCAAAAAAGAAGTGGTCTACACCAGTCTGATGATGTGTGAAAACGCACCTCCTGAATGGCAGATAGTACCAGAAGAAAATATAAAACGCTTTCAGGAATCTGTCCGATACAAAAGGTCAGCAGATAAAGAAGCTGCTTTAGAAAAATTTAAAATCACATTTCAGAAACAAAGGTTATGGAATGAGGTATTGAAGATTGAAAAAAATGCAGATGCCCAACTTGGCAGGTCATTTGAATTTGCCCTTCCCAAAGAATGGAACAGACAGGAACAAATTCAATATACAACTGACTATATTCAAAAAACTTTTGTAGATAGAGGAATGTGTGCTGATTGGAGTATCCACGATAAAGGGGATGGCAACCCCCATGTCCATCTGCTTCTGACTATGCGTCCTTTTAACCCGGATCATTCTTGGGGAAAGAAAGAAGTCAAGGATTGGGATTTTCTCAGAGATAAAAACGGAAATGTCGTGATTGACGAATCCCATCCGAACTGGTGGCAGGATAAGAAAAACCCTGACCGTCATGGAATCCGTATCCCTGTATTAGATGAAAACGGAATCCAAAAGATTGCTACAAGAAACCGCCTGCAATGGAAACGTGTGCTGACCGATGCTACCGGATGGAACAATCCAAAAAATTGTGAACTGTGGCGGAGTGAGTGGGCAAAGGTGTGTAATGAACATCTGCCTTTGCATAATCAGGTCGATCACCGTTCTTATGAAAAGCAGGGAAAACTCCAGATCCCTACCATCCATGAAGGTGCTGACGCAAGAAAGATTGAACAAAAGTTTCTTGCCGGGCAGGAAATAGAAGGTTCGTGGAAAGTAGCGGAAAATCAAATCATAAAACAACAAAACACATTATTGCAAAAGATACTGGACACCTTTGGGAAAGTATCAGGTGCATTATCATTATGGAAGGAGCGATTAAATGACATTAGAAGAAAGCTGGGAAATTATACCCTTAATGGAATCCATGATTGTGCAAATCGAAGAACAGCAGACCTTAATGGCAGAAATGCTTCTGGAAATGCAGAACCGGGACAATCAACTCTCTCTTATGCAGGAACAGAATCAGAAATTACAAAAATTAAACAGCGAGTTATCCGAGCTGCTCAACATTTTGCCAAATACCGAGGAACTGCTTTCCAAGATGGAAGAACAGAAAACGAAGATAGAACTTTTGGAAAACGAAAATCAGCAATGGCAGATATTGGCACAGAAGCTGAACAGCGAAAACAGTTTATTACTGAAACAGAACACCGAATTGCTGAACTGGAACAGCAGATAGAGAAAGGACGTGATATAGATGAACGAATCCAGAGAATTAAAGAACGCCGAACAGTTGGAAGAACTTCTGCGCTTGACCGAGGAGATACAAGAAGAACTGGAACAGAAAGACCAGCTTATCGTGGAACTGAAGACGCAGCTCAGCGAATCTCTGACCTTGAACGAGAAATTAAACAAAGAGAACAGATCCGGGAATATTCAAGCATTAAAGAACGACTTGAAGCTGGCAGACAGAGCATTGCGGATCGAGAAAGAGAAGCTGCTAAGCGCAAACGTCATGATCGGGGAATGTCAAGATAA
- the tnpA gene encoding IS200/IS605 family transposase has translation MDSNSLSHTKWNCKYHIVFAPKYRRKVAYGKIKQDIANILSMLCKRKGVKIVEAEICPDHVHMLVEIPPSISVSYFVGYLKGKSTLMIFERHANLKYKYGNRHFWCRGYYVDTVGKNAKKIQEYIANQLQEDLEYDQMTLKEYIDPFTGEPVKPNK, from the coding sequence ATGGATAGTAATAGTTTATCACATACAAAATGGAATTGTAAGTATCATATTGTATTTGCACCAAAATATAGAAGAAAAGTAGCATATGGAAAAATAAAGCAGGATATAGCGAATATTTTGAGTATGTTATGTAAGAGAAAAGGTGTAAAAATTGTAGAAGCGGAAATATGTCCAGATCATGTACACATGCTAGTAGAAATTCCACCGAGCATAAGTGTATCGTATTTTGTAGGGTACTTAAAAGGAAAAAGTACACTTATGATATTTGAAAGACATGCAAATTTAAAATATAAATATGGAAATAGACATTTCTGGTGTCGAGGATATTATGTAGATACGGTAGGGAAAAATGCAAAGAAAATACAGGAATATATAGCAAATCAGTTACAAGAAGATTTGGAATATGACCAGATGACACTGAAAGAGTATATTGACCCGTTCACGGGTGAGCCAGTAAAACCGAACAAATAA
- a CDS encoding ABC transporter permease, whose protein sequence is MLNLIRADFYKAIHGKVLKVCFLMMTGWIFLCAYAQKATIGMREYLVGTEVSANYWDSFFNYYPVVFPLIVFCSYYFSNDFRQGTVKHYIEKGLSRWSYFFSKFVIGWIVSFFFLVSAFLIGLLCNKIFFEISGLTFTNISNIVSYIFCEALYHMAVSTLAISLVFLIRNSSVSMAVNALLIFFGYLVLHGLESILGLGYNITIFWAISNINKTRIDMAVQWLPTAIIIFFAYMIIFGGVIGTIFKKRDIT, encoded by the coding sequence ATGCTTAATTTAATTAGAGCTGATTTTTATAAAGCAATACATGGAAAAGTCTTGAAAGTATGTTTTCTTATGATGACAGGATGGATATTCTTATGTGCTTATGCACAAAAAGCAACGATTGGCATGAGGGAATATTTGGTAGGTACAGAAGTTTCTGCAAATTACTGGGATTCTTTTTTTAATTATTACCCGGTTGTATTCCCTTTGATTGTTTTTTGCAGCTACTATTTCTCAAATGATTTTCGTCAAGGGACTGTAAAACATTATATAGAAAAAGGTCTGTCACGATGGAGTTACTTCTTCTCAAAATTTGTAATTGGCTGGATTGTATCATTCTTTTTTTTGGTGTCTGCCTTTTTAATTGGTTTGTTATGTAATAAAATTTTTTTTGAAATAAGCGGTCTTACTTTTACAAACATTAGCAATATAGTGTCCTACATATTCTGTGAGGCATTATATCATATGGCTGTATCAACGCTCGCAATTTCACTTGTTTTTCTCATAAGAAACAGTTCAGTTAGCATGGCAGTTAATGCTTTGCTTATATTTTTTGGTTATCTGGTTCTTCATGGATTGGAAAGTATTTTGGGCTTAGGATATAACATCACAATTTTTTGGGCAATTAGTAATATCAATAAAACAAGAATAGATATGGCAGTTCAATGGCTTCCAACCGCAATTATCATTTTCTTCGCCTATATGATTATATTTGGTGGAGTTATAGGAACAATTTTCAAGAAAAGAGATATTACATAA
- a CDS encoding helix-turn-helix domain-containing protein, which translates to MLGLKKTDRYWLVHKNYFRTETLLGKMRVEIASFEKWYANQDWYHKVNGEAPGKELRLRSYSPKEIQEMLGTDNATVYEILKKNNIETVTVNERMRVPTDAFWDWYYSQSRYRTQEDRKKDAAAEAASLSMPEMARLLDVPRSTVYGILSSKKYAPLLDVIVIAGRRRVTKESFERFLQAQDTYELFNFEYEELELKEKREYENYKRRCLAEADHSQEKKCLEYLTVPEAAELAGVEPATIAYWYTTGKISVRKTGKIIRIPREAFEQWLLKRKEKGVV; encoded by the coding sequence ATGCTGGGATTAAAGAAGACGGATCGTTACTGGCTGGTTCATAAAAACTATTTTCGGACAGAAACATTGCTTGGAAAGATGAGGGTTGAAATAGCCAGTTTTGAAAAGTGGTATGCCAATCAAGACTGGTATCACAAAGTCAATGGAGAAGCACCGGGAAAGGAGTTGAGGCTCAGATCTTATTCCCCAAAAGAAATACAGGAAATGCTGGGGACGGACAACGCAACGGTATATGAGATATTGAAGAAAAACAATATTGAGACAGTTACCGTGAATGAAAGAATGCGAGTGCCGACGGATGCCTTCTGGGACTGGTATTACAGCCAGTCCAGATACCGTACACAGGAAGATCGTAAGAAAGATGCAGCTGCAGAGGCAGCCAGTCTCAGTATGCCGGAAATGGCCCGGCTGCTTGACGTTCCAAGAAGTACCGTATATGGAATCCTGAGCAGTAAAAAATATGCCCCATTGCTGGACGTTATTGTAATTGCCGGACGGAGAAGGGTGACAAAGGAGAGCTTTGAGCGATTCTTGCAGGCACAGGATACCTATGAGCTGTTTAATTTTGAATATGAAGAATTGGAGTTGAAAGAAAAACGGGAATATGAGAATTATAAGCGAAGATGCCTTGCAGAAGCAGATCACAGCCAGGAGAAAAAATGTCTGGAGTATCTGACAGTGCCGGAAGCGGCAGAACTGGCAGGAGTGGAGCCTGCAACCATAGCTTATTGGTACACCACAGGAAAAATCTCGGTCAGAAAAACAGGAAAGATTATTCGTATTCCAAGAGAAGCATTTGAACAGTGGTTATTGAAGCGGAAGGAAAAGGGGGTGGTATAG
- a CDS encoding DUF6040 family protein, whose protein sequence is MIGECQDKIRCLTQQRDYARTHQKIVEIPVEKPVLYEKCEACDRTAYQNEKAKYETQKERLAGQYKAKTVRFQTTLFLLAWYSLTTTLFQAVQSDVFLSDCKSFFHDAASFIQTFIGWTISAGQSVAQISTKIPNAFIAGIIYWVLLILVVGICVAGTGILAILIEIKVIELYKKNCWDVITLLIILTSTAVIIYFGETIKKVLSVNLLLLFVLSQGAYVGLRCYLKNQLNTKLY, encoded by the coding sequence ATGATCGGGGAATGTCAAGATAAAATACGCTGTTTAACACAACAACGGGATTATGCCCGGACACATCAGAAAATCGTAGAGATACCGGTAGAAAAGCCGGTACTCTATGAAAAATGTGAAGCCTGTGACCGGACAGCCTATCAGAATGAAAAAGCGAAATACGAAACACAAAAAGAGCGACTTGCCGGACAGTATAAAGCAAAAACGGTAAGGTTCCAAACAACCTTGTTCCTTCTTGCATGGTATTCGCTGACAACCACTCTTTTTCAGGCAGTACAGTCAGATGTGTTCCTTTCCGATTGTAAATCATTCTTTCATGATGCGGCGTCATTCATACAGACCTTTATCGGATGGACGATTTCTGCCGGGCAATCTGTGGCACAGATTAGTACCAAAATTCCTAATGCGTTTATAGCCGGAATCATATATTGGGTATTGCTGATATTGGTTGTCGGAATATGTGTCGCAGGGACAGGGATACTGGCGATACTGATAGAAATAAAGGTTATAGAATTATATAAGAAAAACTGTTGGGATGTTATTACCCTACTGATAATACTGACAAGTACTGCTGTCATCATTTATTTTGGAGAAACAATCAAAAAGGTACTGTCAGTAAATCTTCTATTGCTTTTTGTGCTTTCACAGGGAGCATATGTTGGACTTAGATGTTATTTGAAAAATCAGTTAAATACCAAGCTATATTGA
- a CDS encoding sensor histidine kinase, producing the protein MSVVLQIYAIIVTLSLIIVLSFYLLHRREVTRLSQKLQTLLHSFTHAELTLDFPSSDITDLVNALNELLRVYHKQVYSLQKKDEAIKETITNLAHDLRTPVTAIQGYTQMLLQSPELSEEDLDAAAVINERLNVLNQLLNQLFEFARIEADEMEFSYTTFDLNAVLRSVAVSFFKSFEERKIIPALSIAEISFPFYGDEKAVTRIFENIISNALSHGKSDYHFSSYDNNEYYYFSFQNITDSISESDIDKIFNRFYTTDLSRSRKTTGLGLTIAKNLTVKMGGSISASLNNNVFEIVVCFPKQKG; encoded by the coding sequence ATGAGTGTGGTACTTCAAATATATGCTATCATTGTGACACTATCTCTTATTATTGTTTTATCATTTTACTTGCTTCATCGTAGGGAGGTAACCCGGTTAAGCCAGAAATTGCAAACACTTTTACATTCATTTACCCATGCGGAATTGACATTAGATTTTCCCTCTTCCGATATAACCGATCTTGTAAATGCTTTAAATGAATTGCTTCGAGTTTACCACAAACAAGTATATTCATTACAAAAAAAGGATGAGGCAATCAAAGAAACAATTACAAATTTAGCTCATGATCTTAGAACACCTGTGACTGCTATTCAAGGATATACCCAAATGCTTCTACAATCGCCGGAGTTGTCCGAGGAAGATTTAGATGCAGCAGCTGTTATAAATGAAAGATTGAATGTTTTAAATCAGTTACTAAATCAGTTGTTTGAATTTGCACGAATAGAAGCTGATGAAATGGAATTTTCTTATACTACATTTGATTTAAATGCTGTTTTACGCTCTGTTGCAGTTTCCTTTTTTAAATCTTTTGAGGAACGCAAAATAATTCCAGCATTAAGTATTGCAGAGATTTCTTTTCCATTTTATGGAGATGAAAAAGCAGTAACCAGAATTTTTGAAAATATCATTTCTAATGCCTTGTCACATGGGAAAAGTGATTATCATTTTTCATCTTATGATAATAATGAATATTATTACTTTTCTTTTCAGAATATTACTGACAGCATAAGTGAATCTGATATAGATAAAATATTTAATCGCTTTTATACAACAGATTTATCTCGTTCTCGCAAAACAACTGGTTTAGGTCTCACGATAGCAAAGAATTTAACTGTGAAAATGGGCGGTTCTATCAGTGCTTCTCTAAATAATAATGTTTTTGAAATTGTAGTGTGCTTTCCTAAGCAAAAAGGATAA
- a CDS encoding response regulator transcription factor encodes MNYTILIVDDDMAINDMLVKYLRKNGYITYSAYSGTEALLFLEKQKVNLIILDLMLPGLSGEQVLAEIKKTKNVPVIGLSAKEDSKSKIFLLKNGADDYVTKPFDIEELLARIETILRRIYENQYTSNSLLCCGDLNLDTIGMEATLKNQKLPLTKNEFAILKMLMEHPQQVFTKDMIYEQLWNETLEGTENAINVHISNLRKKIAAIDNSKSYIKTVWGIGFKMDI; translated from the coding sequence ATGAATTACACAATTCTAATAGTTGATGACGATATGGCTATCAATGATATGCTTGTTAAATATCTTCGGAAAAATGGTTATATAACATATTCTGCTTATTCAGGAACAGAAGCCCTTCTTTTTCTTGAAAAGCAAAAAGTTAATCTGATTATTTTGGATTTAATGCTTCCCGGTCTTTCTGGTGAACAAGTTTTAGCAGAAATAAAGAAAACAAAAAATGTACCTGTAATCGGTCTATCTGCAAAAGAAGATTCTAAAAGTAAAATTTTCTTATTGAAAAACGGTGCTGATGATTATGTAACGAAACCCTTCGATATAGAAGAACTACTTGCAAGGATTGAAACGATTTTGCGACGGATTTATGAAAATCAATATACATCAAATTCCTTGTTATGTTGTGGCGATTTAAATTTAGATACAATAGGAATGGAGGCCACTCTAAAAAATCAAAAATTGCCCCTTACAAAAAATGAGTTTGCTATATTGAAAATGCTTATGGAACATCCGCAACAAGTATTTACGAAAGATATGATTTATGAGCAATTATGGAATGAAACTTTAGAGGGAACTGAAAATGCTATCAATGTTCATATCAGCAACTTACGCAAAAAAATTGCTGCAATAGATAATAGTAAATCATATATTAAAACGGTTTGGGGAATTGGGTTTAAGATGGACATATAA
- a CDS encoding DUF6061 family protein, with translation MRTIYAKYNINHDSIDVYTSAGYMLRIDCWEAEKNLKTTYRSECALTSLAVDEPLEYARLYLNGNLQMWVDAEDSLEL, from the coding sequence ATGAGAACAATTTATGCAAAATACAACATAAACCACGATAGTATTGATGTTTACACAAGTGCCGGATATATGCTTCGTATTGATTGCTGGGAAGCTGAAAAAAATCTAAAAACCACATACAGATCAGAATGTGCGCTTACTTCATTGGCTGTGGATGAACCTTTGGAATATGCGAGATTATATCTTAATGGTAATTTACAGATGTGGGTGGATGCAGAAGATTCACTTGAATTATAG
- a CDS encoding helix-turn-helix domain-containing protein codes for MTQRKIALSIEEAADYTGIGRNTLRQLVEWKKLPVLKVGRKVLIKTDILEMFMEANEGRDLRDRGNVKAVTRTAAN; via the coding sequence AAAAATTGCATTATCCATCGAAGAAGCTGCTGACTATACGGGAATCGGCAGAAACACCTTAAGACAGCTTGTAGAATGGAAGAAACTTCCGGTATTAAAGGTTGGTCGCAAAGTCCTGATTAAAACCGATATTCTGGAAATGTTTATGGAAGCTAATGAAGGTCGTGATTTGAGGGATAGAGGAAATGTAAAAGCCGTAACAAGAACTGCGGCAAATTAA
- a CDS encoding ATP-binding cassette domain-containing protein, which yields MEYILRTNTVSKKYTNYYAVDKVSISIKKGEIYGLIGENGAGKSTLMKMIAGLVEPSEGSIELFGNFVPQTERYRIGCVIESPALYAELTAKQNLEVFRNAYGLSSKESVQQILKQVGLSQYENKIVKKFSLGMKQRLAIGIALLGNPDFLILDEPINGLDPTGIQDMRNFLLKLNREEHITIMISSHILGELSKIATKYGIIKNGKLIEEITAKELNEKCQCCLKIKASDTAQAAILIEKNLHTKNYEILSDNNIRIFEYVDNPGIVNSLLVNHGISVDECTVTKESLEDYFNEKMRGGIVNA from the coding sequence ATGGAATATATACTAAGAACGAACACAGTATCTAAAAAATACACAAATTATTATGCTGTTGATAAAGTATCCATTTCTATTAAAAAAGGCGAAATATATGGCTTGATTGGAGAAAATGGTGCTGGTAAGTCTACTTTAATGAAAATGATTGCAGGTTTGGTTGAACCATCAGAAGGCTCTATTGAACTATTTGGAAATTTTGTTCCCCAGACTGAGCGTTATCGTATTGGTTGTGTGATTGAATCTCCGGCACTTTATGCAGAATTAACCGCAAAACAAAATTTGGAAGTATTTAGAAATGCATATGGACTGTCAAGCAAAGAATCTGTACAACAAATTTTAAAGCAGGTGGGTCTGTCACAATATGAAAATAAAATTGTCAAAAAATTTTCATTAGGTATGAAACAGCGTTTAGCCATTGGCATTGCCTTGTTGGGAAATCCTGATTTTCTGATTCTTGATGAACCTATCAATGGCTTAGATCCGACTGGAATACAAGATATGAGGAATTTCTTATTAAAACTAAATAGGGAAGAACATATTACCATTATGATTTCCAGTCATATCTTGGGGGAATTGTCAAAAATTGCAACGAAATACGGCATTATTAAAAATGGCAAGCTGATTGAAGAAATCACTGCAAAAGAATTAAATGAAAAATGTCAATGTTGTTTAAAAATTAAGGCATCAGATACTGCACAGGCCGCTATTTTAATAGAGAAAAATCTCCATACTAAAAACTACGAAATTCTTTCCGATAATAATATTCGGATTTTTGAATATGTAGACAATCCCGGAATTGTAAACTCCTTACTGGTTAATCATGGAATTTCTGTTGATGAATGTACTGTAACAAAGGAGTCACTGGAAGATTACTTTAATGAAAAAATGAGAGGAGGCATAGTCAATGCTTAA
- a CDS encoding class I SAM-dependent methyltransferase, protein MRNIYDNSEFFAAYAEMGRSKDGLKAAGEWHQLQPLFPKLQGKKVLDLGCGYGWHCKYAAQMGATEILGIDSSQKMIAKAVADNSDDKIKYKVCGVEEYIYPENTYDLVVSNLVLHYIENLANIYQKVYCTLKVGGYFLFNIEHPTFTAGVNEDWIYDENGKPKYWPIDNYYYTGERETNFLGQRVIKQHHTLTQILNPLIKCGFQIEAIEEAMPPADMMGMPGMCNEMRRPMMLLVKVKKV, encoded by the coding sequence ATGAGAAATATTTACGATAATAGTGAATTTTTTGCCGCATATGCGGAAATGGGAAGAAGCAAAGATGGTCTGAAAGCTGCTGGAGAGTGGCATCAGTTGCAACCGTTATTTCCTAAATTACAGGGAAAAAAAGTTTTGGATTTAGGATGTGGTTACGGTTGGCATTGCAAATATGCCGCACAAATGGGAGCTACTGAAATTCTTGGTATTGATAGTAGTCAAAAAATGATTGCAAAAGCAGTAGCTGATAACTCTGATGACAAAATCAAGTATAAAGTTTGCGGTGTTGAAGAATACATTTATCCTGAAAATACTTATGACCTAGTTGTTTCTAACCTGGTACTGCACTATATCGAAAATTTAGCTAATATTTATCAAAAGGTGTATTGCACATTAAAAGTAGGTGGGTATTTCCTATTCAATATTGAACATCCGACTTTCACCGCAGGTGTTAATGAGGATTGGATTTATGATGAAAATGGGAAACCTAAATATTGGCCAATCGACAATTACTATTACACAGGCGAAAGAGAAACCAATTTTCTTGGTCAACGAGTAATTAAACAGCACCACACATTAACGCAGATATTGAATCCACTTATAAAATGTGGTTTTCAAATTGAGGCTATTGAGGAAGCAATGCCTCCGGCAGATATGATGGGTATGCCGGGAATGTGTAATGAAATGCGTAGACCTATGATGTTGTTGGTTAAGGTTAAAAAGGTTTAA